Proteins encoded within one genomic window of Geotalea daltonii FRC-32:
- a CDS encoding acyl-CoA dehydrogenase family protein → MHSTLLSGGEFLLADTARMDTFSPEEFTAEQRQIAETTDEFMKKEVFPHLDRIEDKDFAFVVEKMRQCADLGLFLAEVPEEYGGLELEKTTNMLMIEKVAPATSFCMAFGGHTGIGILPMVYYGTADQKERYLEKLSSGEWFGAYALTEPDCGSDPLSSRTTATLSADGRHYILNGTKQFITNSAFADLFTVFAKIDGLHFSAFLVEKSFEGFSVGAEEKKMGLRGSSTTQLVLDNVKVPVENLLGEPGKGHKIAFNVLNVGRLKVATQALGMSKGAFGEAASYATERKQFGRTIGEFGAIREKLADMTAAIFASETVIYRVAGLLDSRLALLDHSGSDYYERYQKAIEEYAAECAIAKVFCTEQLDMVVDEAVQIHGGYGYIAEYPVERYYRDSRIQRIFEGTNEINRILIPTMLFRKADNSGSPLWKLVKKAEEGAVTETAYAGEFTAAATTVARLKQLFLTMVGAAVPAKDHQEVLLAIADMVITTFALESALLRADKTFASASQSKQELLKAVVTALTFDLSRQFQSAASRCCAYALTGENLSRMHRTVADLAACPVEGLLEAKHRLSQAAQEAGKYIF, encoded by the coding sequence ATGCACAGCACCCTTTTGAGCGGCGGAGAATTTCTCCTGGCCGACACCGCCCGCATGGACACCTTCTCACCGGAGGAATTCACTGCCGAACAGCGGCAGATTGCGGAAACCACCGATGAGTTCATGAAGAAGGAGGTCTTTCCTCATCTGGATCGGATCGAGGACAAGGATTTCGCCTTCGTCGTGGAAAAGATGCGCCAGTGTGCCGACCTTGGCCTGTTTCTAGCCGAAGTACCCGAAGAGTACGGTGGGCTGGAACTGGAGAAGACTACCAACATGCTGATGATCGAAAAGGTGGCGCCGGCAACGTCGTTCTGCATGGCCTTCGGCGGCCATACGGGCATCGGCATCCTCCCCATGGTCTACTATGGGACTGCCGACCAGAAAGAGCGCTATCTGGAAAAACTCTCCTCGGGCGAATGGTTCGGCGCCTATGCCCTGACCGAGCCGGACTGCGGCAGCGATCCCTTGAGCTCGCGGACCACCGCTACCCTATCCGCCGACGGCAGGCACTACATCCTCAACGGCACCAAGCAGTTCATCACAAACTCGGCCTTTGCCGACCTCTTCACCGTCTTCGCCAAGATCGACGGCCTTCACTTTTCAGCATTTCTCGTGGAAAAGAGCTTCGAAGGCTTTTCCGTCGGCGCAGAAGAAAAGAAAATGGGACTCCGGGGCTCCTCGACCACCCAGCTGGTTCTGGATAACGTCAAGGTACCGGTGGAAAACCTGCTGGGTGAGCCGGGCAAGGGGCATAAAATCGCCTTCAACGTCCTCAACGTCGGGCGCCTGAAGGTGGCCACCCAGGCTCTGGGGATGTCCAAGGGGGCCTTTGGTGAGGCGGCTTCCTACGCCACGGAACGGAAGCAGTTCGGCAGGACCATCGGCGAATTCGGCGCCATCCGGGAAAAGCTGGCGGACATGACCGCTGCCATCTTTGCCTCCGAGACAGTGATCTACCGGGTCGCCGGACTCCTGGACAGCCGGCTGGCGCTCCTCGACCATTCGGGTAGCGATTATTACGAGCGTTACCAGAAGGCCATCGAGGAATATGCCGCCGAATGCGCCATTGCCAAGGTTTTCTGCACCGAGCAGCTTGATATGGTGGTGGACGAAGCAGTGCAGATCCATGGCGGCTATGGCTACATCGCCGAGTACCCGGTGGAGCGATACTACCGGGATTCGCGCATCCAGCGCATCTTCGAGGGAACCAACGAAATCAACCGCATCCTCATTCCCACCATGCTCTTCCGCAAGGCGGACAATAGTGGCAGTCCCCTCTGGAAACTGGTCAAAAAAGCCGAAGAAGGAGCAGTAACGGAAACAGCCTATGCCGGCGAGTTTACCGCTGCCGCGACAACCGTTGCCAGGCTGAAGCAGCTCTTCCTGACGATGGTTGGAGCAGCGGTCCCGGCTAAAGACCACCAGGAGGTGCTGCTGGCTATCGCCGACATGGTCATCACCACCTTTGCCCTGGAAAGCGCCCTGCTCAGAGCGGACAAAACCTTTGCCTCCGCCAGCCAGTCAAAGCAGGAGTTGCTCAAGGCGGTAGTAACCGCACTGACCTTTGACCTGTCCAGACAGTTCCAGTCAGCGGCGAGCCGCTGTTGCGCCTACGCCCTGACTGGGGAGAACCTGAGCAGGATGCACAGGACTGTGGCAGACTTGGCCGCCTGCCCGGTTGAAGGGCTGCTGGAGGCAAAACATCGGCTGTCCCAGGCGGCGCAGGAGGCAGGAAAATATATTTTCTGA
- a CDS encoding 3-hydroxyacyl-CoA dehydrogenase family protein, protein MKLEDIKTVGMAGAGSMGAGIAQIAAMAGLQVKVVDMSEEVWGRAKKTIVKSLERVVKKGTITEKEMEETIARISFSTDVASLKDVPFIFEAVFEDINVKKELFAKLDAVCGSDTIYATNTSSISITEMAALVKNPANFIGMHFFNPVPVMKLVEVIPALQTAPATKDLALDMAKKIGKTAITCKDTPGFVVNRLFVPYIIDAVRLLEEGVASAEDIDTAMKLGCNMPMGPLEFQDFAGVDIGYHVINIFHEYMKQERFAAPGLLRNMIKAGYVGRKAGRGFYDYSEEK, encoded by the coding sequence ATGAAACTTGAAGATATCAAAACAGTAGGTATGGCAGGAGCAGGGAGCATGGGGGCCGGCATTGCCCAGATTGCCGCCATGGCCGGTCTGCAGGTGAAAGTGGTGGATATGAGCGAAGAGGTCTGGGGACGGGCGAAGAAGACTATCGTCAAGAGCCTGGAGCGGGTGGTGAAGAAGGGGACCATCACCGAGAAGGAGATGGAGGAGACCATCGCCCGCATCAGCTTCTCCACCGACGTGGCGAGCCTCAAAGACGTACCTTTCATCTTCGAGGCGGTCTTCGAGGATATCAATGTCAAAAAGGAACTGTTCGCTAAACTGGATGCCGTCTGCGGCAGCGACACCATCTACGCCACCAATACGTCGTCGATCTCCATCACGGAAATGGCGGCCCTGGTGAAGAACCCGGCCAACTTCATCGGCATGCACTTCTTCAATCCGGTGCCGGTAATGAAACTGGTGGAGGTGATCCCGGCCCTGCAGACCGCACCCGCCACCAAAGATCTCGCCCTGGATATGGCGAAAAAGATCGGCAAGACCGCCATCACCTGCAAGGACACCCCCGGCTTCGTCGTCAACCGTTTGTTTGTCCCCTACATCATCGACGCGGTGCGGCTCCTTGAGGAAGGGGTGGCATCGGCAGAGGACATCGACACCGCCATGAAGCTCGGCTGCAACATGCCCATGGGGCCGCTGGAGTTCCAGGATTTCGCGGGGGTGGACATCGGCTACCACGTCATCAACATCTTCCACGAATACATGAAGCAGGAGCGCTTCGCCGCTCCCGGCCTTTTGCGGAACATGATCAAGGCGGGCTATGTGGGACGCAAGGCGGGCAGAGGGTTCTACGATTATTCGGAAGAAAAATAG
- a CDS encoding enoyl-CoA hydratase/isomerase family protein produces the protein MSYEFITLKQEGRVLTISLNRPPTNPLNGVFGQELFKAFSEAEQMEDITVVIITSALEKAFIAGADIKEMAAQDAAEAEQFSKLLQGANNILNRMKKIVIAAINGHALGGGCELALACDYRLMTSGKALIGLPEAGLGIIPGAGGTQRLPRLVGLSKALDILLRGRTMSPQEALAIGLVDKLIEPENFQAEVMQFAQELAAGAGKALGYIKAAVYEGIDFPLEQALAVERKYSAENSKTHDAKEGLTAFVEKRRPEFKNE, from the coding sequence ATGTCTTACGAATTCATTACCCTCAAACAGGAAGGCAGAGTCCTCACCATCAGCCTCAACCGTCCCCCCACCAATCCCTTGAACGGCGTGTTCGGTCAGGAGCTGTTCAAGGCCTTCAGCGAAGCCGAGCAGATGGAAGATATTACCGTGGTCATCATCACCAGCGCCCTGGAAAAGGCCTTCATCGCCGGGGCCGATATAAAGGAGATGGCGGCCCAGGATGCCGCCGAAGCGGAACAGTTCTCCAAGCTCCTGCAGGGTGCCAACAATATCCTCAACCGCATGAAGAAGATCGTCATCGCCGCCATCAACGGCCATGCCCTGGGTGGGGGCTGCGAACTGGCCCTGGCCTGCGACTACCGACTGATGACCTCGGGCAAAGCGCTGATCGGCCTGCCTGAGGCAGGGCTCGGCATCATCCCCGGCGCCGGTGGCACCCAGCGGCTGCCGCGACTGGTGGGGCTGTCCAAGGCCCTGGACATTCTGCTGCGCGGCAGGACCATGAGCCCCCAGGAAGCTTTGGCAATAGGCCTGGTGGACAAGCTGATCGAGCCGGAGAACTTCCAGGCGGAAGTGATGCAGTTCGCCCAGGAACTGGCCGCAGGAGCGGGCAAGGCCCTGGGTTACATCAAGGCTGCGGTTTATGAGGGGATAGACTTTCCCCTGGAGCAGGCCCTGGCCGTGGAGCGCAAATATTCGGCGGAAAACAGCAAGACCCACGATGCCAAGGAAGGGCTGACCGCTTTTGTGGAGAAGAGAAGGCCGGAGTTCAAGAACGAATAA
- a CDS encoding thiolase family protein has protein sequence MLTKAYIPYRGYYSTPFAKWQGTLANEHSIILGAATSKRFFESKGWDPKTIEYVLVGSTVYQQQWFYSGPWAAAMMGAESSPGVLITQACSTSAFSLYQAGMGVETGMFDNSWCLMADRCSNGPHAVWPNPAGPGGKPIAEDWFMDNVNKDPWAGEAMIRTAENVAKEFGITREQCDELTLRRYEQYQQALAGDREFQKRYMFPVEVQISKKKTITLEADEGVMATTKEGLAGLKPVLPDGVLTFGAQTFPADGNCGISVTTREKAKELSANPSLEIQIVSFGFARTKKAHMAAAVAPSAQMALDKAGIKVSDIKAVKTHNPFAANDLAMAKELGMDVNTMNNYGSSLIYGHPQAPTGARLMIEGIEELAVKGGGYLLFSGCAAGDTAASVVLKVS, from the coding sequence ATGTTAACCAAAGCCTACATCCCCTACCGCGGCTACTACAGCACCCCCTTCGCCAAGTGGCAGGGGACCCTGGCCAACGAGCATTCCATCATTCTTGGCGCTGCCACCTCCAAAAGGTTTTTCGAGAGCAAGGGGTGGGACCCGAAGACTATTGAATATGTCCTGGTCGGCAGCACCGTCTATCAGCAGCAGTGGTTCTACAGCGGACCGTGGGCTGCGGCGATGATGGGGGCAGAAAGCTCTCCCGGCGTACTCATCACCCAGGCCTGCTCAACCTCCGCTTTTTCCCTCTACCAGGCAGGAATGGGCGTCGAAACCGGCATGTTCGACAACAGCTGGTGCCTTATGGCTGACCGCTGTTCCAATGGACCCCATGCCGTCTGGCCGAACCCCGCCGGCCCCGGCGGCAAGCCCATCGCCGAAGACTGGTTCATGGACAATGTGAACAAAGACCCATGGGCCGGTGAAGCCATGATCCGCACCGCCGAGAATGTGGCTAAAGAATTCGGCATCACCCGCGAGCAGTGCGACGAGCTGACGCTGCGGCGTTATGAACAATACCAGCAGGCCCTGGCCGGCGACCGGGAGTTCCAGAAACGCTACATGTTCCCGGTGGAAGTCCAGATCTCGAAAAAGAAGACCATTACCCTGGAAGCGGACGAAGGGGTAATGGCCACCACCAAAGAGGGGCTGGCCGGACTGAAACCGGTTCTTCCCGACGGCGTCCTCACCTTCGGCGCCCAGACCTTCCCCGCCGACGGCAACTGCGGCATCAGCGTCACCACCCGGGAGAAGGCAAAGGAGCTGAGCGCCAACCCCAGCCTGGAAATCCAGATTGTCTCCTTCGGCTTTGCCCGCACCAAGAAGGCGCACATGGCGGCAGCCGTAGCCCCATCGGCCCAGATGGCCCTGGACAAGGCCGGAATCAAGGTCAGCGACATCAAGGCGGTAAAAACCCATAACCCCTTTGCCGCCAACGACCTGGCCATGGCCAAAGAGCTGGGCATGGATGTGAACACCATGAACAACTACGGCTCATCCCTCATCTACGGTCATCCCCAGGCCCCCACCGGCGCCAGGCTGATGATCGAAGGGATCGAGGAACTGGCCGTCAAGGGTGGAGGGTATCTCCTTTTCTCCGGCTGCGCCGCCGGGGATACCGCTGCATCGGTTGTGCTGAAGGTAAGCTGA
- a CDS encoding solute symporter family protein, whose product MKRLLIPLILCMTIAPLCYAAPSHEPAQAAASTSAGPVPLSAAGVPSAKDPVTTRTAAPLASEVKTNKAITLTMFVAIILFTGYIVVRAAKSTRTTADYYAAGGGISGFQNGWAIAGDYLSAATFLGIAGITSVFGADGFMYAVGPFFSFVTILLVIAEPCRNAGKYTLGDILSLRSASKVVRGTAALSAVVVSTFYLLGQMVGAGKLMQLLLGIPYSVSVIGVGALMILYVTFGGMKATTWVQIIKAFLLVLSGVTITVLMLGKFGFNLFAFYDAVASSPAIQEHVRGLLKHATPQPGFDYGQRFLEPGLILKDPLDQISLGIAFALGAAGLPHIMMRFFTVPNAQAARKSVVISMVLIGAFMIMVTMIGFGAALFITPQQITAVDKGGNMAAPMIAQFVGGGAGTLGGDIFLAFVCAVAFSTIIAVVSGLILAVSAAVAHDFYVNVLKDGKPDQREQMKIARISAFFIGAIAIVLGIACEKQNIAHLVVLAFAVVASSNFPVILFALFWKRFNAGGIVTGLSVGAIFAIGVVLVSPTMTYPKKIAADAKKIVEQLEKKQASGMVLADKDSKALVKARADYEKNKDGKSLVGLDAPLFPLKNPAILSVPVGFLAAIAGTFLFGSRREEEMFDELYIRQNTGYGMADASDH is encoded by the coding sequence ATGAAACGTTTATTGATTCCATTGATCCTGTGCATGACCATTGCTCCGCTCTGCTACGCCGCGCCATCCCATGAACCGGCACAGGCAGCCGCTTCCACAAGCGCCGGACCTGTCCCTCTTTCAGCAGCAGGCGTCCCTTCCGCAAAGGACCCGGTCACCACCAGAACCGCCGCCCCTCTGGCAAGCGAGGTAAAGACCAACAAGGCCATTACCCTGACCATGTTTGTGGCAATCATCCTCTTTACCGGTTATATCGTCGTGCGGGCAGCAAAGAGCACCAGGACCACCGCTGACTACTATGCTGCCGGCGGTGGAATTTCCGGGTTTCAGAACGGCTGGGCCATCGCCGGCGACTACCTCTCGGCCGCCACCTTCCTCGGCATCGCCGGCATCACCTCCGTTTTCGGCGCCGACGGCTTCATGTATGCGGTGGGACCCTTCTTCTCCTTTGTCACCATCCTGCTGGTCATCGCCGAGCCATGCCGCAATGCAGGCAAATACACCCTGGGAGACATCCTCTCCCTGCGCTCTGCTTCAAAGGTAGTCCGCGGCACGGCTGCCCTGTCGGCGGTGGTGGTCTCCACCTTCTATCTTTTGGGGCAAATGGTAGGTGCCGGCAAACTGATGCAGCTGCTGCTGGGCATCCCCTACAGTGTCTCCGTCATCGGCGTCGGTGCCCTGATGATCCTCTATGTCACCTTTGGCGGCATGAAGGCCACCACCTGGGTGCAAATCATCAAGGCATTTCTCCTCGTGCTGAGCGGCGTCACCATCACGGTGCTGATGCTGGGGAAATTCGGCTTCAATCTCTTCGCCTTCTATGATGCGGTAGCTTCCAGCCCGGCCATTCAGGAGCATGTCCGCGGACTGCTTAAGCATGCCACTCCCCAGCCAGGTTTTGATTACGGCCAGCGCTTCCTTGAGCCGGGACTGATCCTCAAGGACCCGCTGGACCAGATATCGCTGGGCATAGCCTTCGCCCTCGGCGCTGCCGGGCTGCCCCACATCATGATGCGCTTTTTTACCGTGCCCAACGCCCAGGCAGCGCGCAAAAGCGTCGTCATCTCCATGGTGCTCATCGGCGCCTTCATGATCATGGTGACGATGATCGGTTTTGGCGCCGCGTTATTCATTACCCCCCAGCAGATCACGGCCGTCGATAAGGGGGGCAATATGGCAGCCCCGATGATCGCCCAGTTTGTGGGTGGCGGCGCAGGCACCCTCGGCGGCGACATTTTCCTCGCCTTCGTCTGTGCCGTTGCCTTCTCCACCATTATCGCCGTGGTTTCCGGGCTGATCCTGGCGGTCTCCGCCGCCGTCGCCCATGACTTCTACGTCAATGTCCTCAAGGACGGCAAGCCCGACCAGCGGGAACAGATGAAGATTGCCAGGATCTCCGCCTTTTTCATCGGCGCCATTGCCATTGTCCTGGGCATCGCCTGCGAAAAGCAAAACATCGCCCACCTGGTGGTGCTCGCCTTTGCCGTGGTCGCCTCCAGCAACTTCCCGGTGATCCTCTTCGCCCTCTTCTGGAAGCGCTTCAATGCCGGGGGCATCGTCACCGGCCTCAGCGTCGGCGCCATTTTTGCCATCGGCGTCGTCCTGGTTTCTCCCACCATGACCTATCCGAAGAAGATCGCTGCCGACGCGAAAAAAATCGTCGAGCAGCTGGAGAAGAAACAGGCATCCGGGATGGTGCTCGCCGACAAGGACTCGAAGGCTCTGGTGAAAGCGCGGGCTGACTATGAAAAGAACAAGGACGGCAAGTCCCTGGTCGGTCTCGATGCACCGCTCTTCCCCTTGAAGAACCCGGCCATCCTCTCGGTGCCGGTCGGCTTCCTGGCCGCAATCGCCGGCACCTTCCTCTTCGGCAGTCGCCGGGAAGAGGAGATGTTCGATGAACTGTATATCCGGCAGAACACAGGTTACGGCATGGCCGACGCCAGTGACCATTAA
- a CDS encoding DUF485 domain-containing protein, with amino-acid sequence MTAIGKDWAKLANMPKFIELHSRKKSFLLTLWCIGSILFYLLPICAGYAPDFMKVKLLGRLNVTYFFCLFEFIMTWAIAIIYTHRSNTYFDPLTKEVLADINGGGQA; translated from the coding sequence ATGACAGCAATTGGCAAAGATTGGGCAAAACTGGCAAACATGCCGAAATTTATCGAGCTGCACAGCAGAAAGAAATCCTTTCTCCTCACCCTGTGGTGCATTGGCTCCATCTTGTTCTACCTGCTTCCCATCTGCGCCGGCTATGCGCCGGATTTCATGAAGGTGAAGCTTCTGGGTCGACTTAATGTGACCTACTTCTTCTGCCTCTTCGAATTTATCATGACCTGGGCAATTGCCATCATCTATACCCACCGGTCCAACACCTATTTCGATCCACTGACGAAAGAGGTGCTGGCAGATATTAACGGAGGAGGTCAGGCATGA
- a CDS encoding acetyl-CoA hydrolase/transferase C-terminal domain-containing protein, whose product MNQLAVKQESEFLKRIRNPALFGKIMEAEDTLQFFKDGMYLGFSGFAEGHPKTVPALLADHVEKHGIGKMKFNVYTGASIGTDVDDRWAKLGMLGRRWPHQQGNAIRKAINAGEIAYGDRYLSMYAQDFGYGYYTLDNGGKIDIGIIEASCITEDGSIVPTLAVGIIAEIVERADKIIIEINSKIPSLEGLHDCVGVTLPPNKQVYNILSVKDRIGTTSIPCNPDKIVAIVESYRDPVGRPLGAPDGNSVLIANHIIDFLQFEVKQGRLPKNLLPLQSGVGSIANAVIGGLLTSPFENLNVWTEVFQDNLLDMFDSGKLDYVTTASFSLSDNGIKRLLANWEKYTSRTLLRPIQITNHAEPVRRLGLISMNTPVEFDIYAHVNSSIVNGSRLLNGVGGSGDFMRNAYLSIMHTPSTRPSQADLHGISCVVPMVTHVDHTEHDMDVLVTEQGLADLRGLSPRERALRIIDQCAHPEYKPLLQDYFHRALKECLASNSAHEPHMLHKVFKMYRNLEEKGTMKLENWD is encoded by the coding sequence ATGAACCAACTGGCGGTTAAACAGGAAAGCGAGTTTTTGAAGCGAATTCGAAATCCTGCCCTTTTCGGCAAGATAATGGAGGCGGAAGATACGCTCCAATTTTTCAAGGATGGTATGTATCTGGGATTTTCGGGCTTTGCCGAAGGACACCCGAAAACCGTTCCGGCACTGCTGGCAGACCATGTGGAAAAACATGGTATCGGCAAAATGAAGTTCAACGTCTACACCGGCGCCTCTATCGGCACCGACGTGGATGACCGCTGGGCCAAGCTGGGCATGCTGGGCCGCCGCTGGCCCCACCAGCAGGGGAATGCTATCCGCAAGGCGATCAACGCCGGCGAGATCGCCTACGGCGACCGCTACCTGTCAATGTATGCCCAGGATTTCGGCTATGGTTACTACACCCTGGACAACGGCGGCAAGATCGACATCGGCATCATCGAGGCAAGCTGCATCACCGAAGACGGCAGCATCGTGCCGACCCTGGCGGTCGGCATCATTGCCGAAATCGTCGAGCGGGCAGACAAGATCATAATCGAGATCAACAGCAAGATCCCTTCCCTGGAAGGGCTCCATGACTGCGTCGGCGTCACCCTTCCCCCAAACAAGCAGGTCTACAACATCCTCAGTGTAAAAGACCGGATCGGCACCACCAGCATTCCTTGCAACCCCGACAAGATCGTGGCCATAGTCGAGTCTTACAGAGATCCGGTGGGACGGCCCCTGGGTGCCCCGGACGGCAATTCGGTGCTCATCGCCAACCACATCATCGATTTCCTGCAGTTCGAGGTGAAGCAGGGGAGGCTGCCGAAAAATCTGCTGCCGCTCCAGTCCGGCGTCGGTTCCATCGCCAATGCCGTCATCGGCGGGCTGCTTACCAGTCCCTTCGAGAACCTCAATGTCTGGACCGAGGTCTTTCAGGACAACCTGCTGGACATGTTCGATTCGGGAAAGCTCGACTACGTGACCACCGCCTCCTTCTCCCTGTCGGACAACGGCATCAAGCGCCTGCTGGCCAATTGGGAAAAATATACATCGCGGACTCTGCTGCGGCCCATCCAGATCACCAACCATGCCGAGCCGGTACGGCGCCTTGGTCTCATTTCCATGAATACCCCGGTGGAGTTCGACATCTACGCCCACGTCAATTCCTCCATCGTCAACGGTTCGCGCCTGCTCAACGGGGTCGGCGGCTCCGGCGACTTCATGCGCAATGCCTACCTGTCCATCATGCACACTCCTTCCACTCGTCCATCCCAGGCGGACCTCCACGGCATCAGCTGTGTGGTGCCCATGGTAACCCATGTGGACCATACCGAACACGACATGGACGTCCTGGTCACCGAACAGGGTCTTGCCGACCTGCGCGGCCTGTCACCAAGGGAAAGGGCGCTAAGGATCATCGATCAATGCGCCCATCCCGAATACAAGCCGCTCTTGCAGGACTATTTCCATCGCGCGCTGAAGGAATGCCTGGCCAGTAACAGTGCCCACGAGCCGCACATGCTCCATAAGGTTTTCAAGATGTACCGGAACCTGGAGGAAAAAGGGACCATGAAGCTGGAAAACTGGGACTGA
- a CDS encoding sigma 54-interacting transcriptional regulator has protein sequence MKSSSDFFLEKFRELEDLFADLQFGFAVLDRDLHFIHVNGQLAKIDGKPVEQHAGRSIEDINPQIALAMEPILLRVMRDNRPFFELAVDIHSTAAAHTAMNNTWQVRCYPLNADDGEVLGVSLVVLDVTEQKLREAAQIERLQFESLLSTLSTTFINVPVSEVDSKIVQGLQKIVDFLGFDRSTVWRVDPDTGEMICTHSYELPGIMPPLPILPPDMVPVWNSMVKSGEIFKISDSDELPESFQREKLYCRDRGGIRSIMFIPSRVGGVVEGFITFVSYSVIRAWPDDLIQRLRILWEIFANALERKRADQKIQHALAEIKTLKDRLEAENIYLRDQIDIEYKPDDIIGQSTAIRGVLRQLQQVAHTDSTVLLLGETGTGKELLARAIHNLSGRRERSMIKVNCAALPATLIETELFGHEKGAYTGAAARHVGRFEAANGSTIFLDEIGELPLDLQSKLLRVLQEGQFERLGSTRPIDVDTRVIAATNRDLAREVKEGRFREDLYYRLNVFPISVPPLRERKEDIPLLVSAMVKEFAGAFGKTIERVPKKNMDALVHYTWPGNIRELRNMVERAMILSNGPTLEIDIPDGTPTTVARAALLKEVEQLHILSIMEKTGWRIRGKNGAAELLGLKPTTLESRMKKLGIKRCLSSSEIS, from the coding sequence ATGAAGAGCTCATCTGATTTCTTTCTGGAAAAATTCAGGGAGCTTGAAGATTTGTTTGCCGATTTGCAGTTCGGTTTTGCCGTCCTTGACAGGGACCTGCACTTCATACACGTCAATGGGCAGCTGGCAAAGATTGATGGCAAGCCCGTCGAGCAACATGCCGGAAGAAGCATCGAAGATATAAACCCGCAGATCGCCCTGGCCATGGAGCCCATTCTGCTCCGCGTCATGAGGGACAACAGGCCGTTCTTCGAACTGGCGGTAGACATACACAGCACCGCCGCAGCCCACACGGCAATGAACAACACCTGGCAGGTCCGCTGCTACCCCCTTAACGCCGATGATGGTGAAGTGCTGGGTGTAAGTCTTGTCGTACTGGACGTTACGGAGCAGAAACTGAGAGAAGCAGCGCAGATTGAGCGGCTGCAATTCGAATCGCTTCTCTCGACACTTTCCACAACCTTTATCAACGTGCCGGTCAGTGAAGTTGACAGCAAGATCGTCCAGGGACTGCAGAAGATTGTCGACTTCCTCGGTTTCGACCGCAGTACTGTCTGGCGGGTCGATCCGGACACCGGTGAAATGATCTGCACCCACTCCTATGAACTCCCCGGCATCATGCCTCCCCTGCCCATTCTCCCGCCCGATATGGTTCCCGTCTGGAATTCCATGGTCAAATCCGGTGAAATCTTCAAGATTTCCGATAGCGATGAACTGCCCGAATCGTTCCAGCGCGAGAAGCTCTACTGCCGTGACCGGGGAGGCATCCGCTCGATCATGTTCATTCCCTCCCGCGTTGGCGGTGTGGTCGAAGGATTCATCACCTTTGTCTCATACAGCGTCATCCGGGCCTGGCCCGACGATCTCATTCAGCGCCTGCGCATCCTGTGGGAGATTTTTGCCAATGCCCTGGAGCGGAAACGGGCGGATCAGAAGATTCAGCACGCCCTGGCGGAAATCAAGACCCTGAAGGACCGGCTCGAAGCTGAAAATATCTATTTGCGCGACCAGATCGACATCGAGTACAAACCGGACGATATCATCGGCCAATCGACGGCTATCCGCGGCGTGCTGCGGCAACTGCAACAGGTGGCCCATACCGACTCCACCGTTCTTCTCCTGGGGGAAACCGGTACGGGAAAGGAACTACTGGCCCGCGCCATCCATAACCTGAGCGGACGCCGGGAACGCTCCATGATCAAGGTGAACTGCGCCGCCCTGCCGGCCACCCTGATCGAAACCGAACTGTTCGGCCATGAAAAAGGGGCTTACACGGGAGCCGCGGCAAGGCATGTGGGACGCTTTGAAGCCGCCAATGGCTCGACCATTTTCCTGGATGAAATCGGAGAGCTGCCCCTTGATCTCCAGTCAAAGCTTCTCAGAGTTCTTCAGGAGGGGCAGTTTGAAAGACTTGGCAGCACCAGGCCCATCGACGTCGATACCCGCGTCATTGCCGCCACCAACCGGGACCTGGCCCGGGAAGTCAAGGAAGGCCGATTCAGGGAGGATCTCTACTATCGACTGAACGTTTTCCCCATTTCGGTCCCCCCGCTACGGGAGCGCAAGGAGGATATTCCCTTGCTCGTCTCGGCCATGGTCAAGGAATTTGCCGGTGCTTTCGGCAAGACCATCGAGCGGGTGCCGAAAAAAAACATGGATGCACTGGTGCATTACACCTGGCCGGGTAATATCCGGGAACTGCGCAACATGGTGGAACGGGCCATGATCCTCAGCAACGGCCCGACCCTTGAGATTGATATTCCTGACGGTACCCCGACTACTGTAGCCAGGGCAGCACTGCTTAAAGAGGTGGAACAGCTGCACATCCTTTCCATCATGGAAAAAACGGGCTGGCGCATCCGCGGCAAGAACGGCGCCGCTGAACTTCTGGGACTCAAGCCGACTACCCTGGAATCGAGAATGAAAAAACTGGGTATCAAGCGCTGCCTGTCATCCTCCGAAATATCGTAA